In one window of Nicotiana tabacum cultivar K326 chromosome 12, ASM71507v2, whole genome shotgun sequence DNA:
- the LOC107777802 gene encoding uncharacterized protein LOC107777802, whose translation MPSTTQNPYLHTLLESARPFLRGELESIDRDLPSLVAVLRSVGAGECWHKHGSFLDHLIDIYKILKLWKAPPSVCLCGLFHSAYSNSYVNLAIFDPSTGRDTVRAHVGEAAERLIYLFCVVPRQPLIHDDLLFHYTDSQLIEHLKHSEVSLKNAKEKHLFNGDEPWRKKLQSILPADGVTVKHIKTGEDVLVSRRLVAVFLLMTMADFSDQLFNFQDILFDNSNGRLEFSGNNSQITLWPGDGKPGLWMNSISRMGALYSLIVREEDIFIEQNGHVQGRDEEIELVIPPVFDKCTRVLDAELQKEARELYWEGVCEASNRGLDWAEERLLTSVDKNPFVGEPHVVLGQLYLSKAKFEEAEKEAEKGLRLILEWGSPWDKRMSWEGWVAWTRVLLMKAKEKSWPQHSWGILNLGLVTK comes from the coding sequence ATGCCTTCCACAACTCAGAACCCATATCTCCATACCCTTTTGGAATCAGCCCGTCCTTTCCTCCGCGGAGAGCTCGAATCCATCGACAGAGATCTCCCCTCCCTTGTCGCCGTCTTGCGCTCTGTGGGCGCCGGCGAGTGCTGGCACAAACATGGCAGCTTTCTCGATCACCTCATCGATATCTATAAGATTCTCAAACTCTGGAAAGCCCCTCCCTCTGTTTGCCTTTGTGGCCTTTTCCACTCTGCTTACTCCAATTCCTATGTCAATCTCGCCATCTTCGATCCCTCTACTGGACGTGACACTGTGCGTGCCCATGTTGGTGAAGCTGCTGAGAGGTTGATCTATCTTTTCTGCGTCGTCCCTCGTCAGCCCTTAATTCATGATGACCTCTTGTTTCACTACACTGATTCCCAACTTATCGAACACCTCAAGCATTCCGAGGTTTCTCTGAAGAATGCCAAGGAAAAGCATCTCTTCAACGGAGACGAACCATGGCGGAAGAAGTTGCAGTCTATTTTGCCAGCGGATGGCGTAACAGTGAAGCACATAAAGACAGGGGAAGATGTGTTGGTTTCCAGGAGATTGGTAGCTGTGTTTCTTCTCATGACAATGGCTGATTTTAGTGATCAATTGTTTAATTTTCAGGATATCTTGTTTGATAACTCCAATGGTCGGTTGGAATTCTCTGGGAACAATTCCCAAATAACTTTGTGGCCTGGGGATGGAAAGCCAGGGCTATGGATGAATTCCATATCAAGAATGGGAGCTCTTTACAGTCTGATAGTCAGAGAAGAAGACATCTTCATTGAGCAAAATGGCCATGTACAAGGCAGAGATGAAGAAATTGAGCTTGTGATTCCACCAGTCTTTGACAAATGCACGAGGGTTCTGGATGCAGAGTTGCAAAAAGAGGCAAGGGAATTGTATTGGGAAGGTGTTTGTGAAGCTTCCAATAGAGGTTTGGATTGGGCTGAGGAGAGGTTGTTGACAAGTGTTGACAAGAACCCTTTTGTGGGAGAGCCTCATGTGGTTTTGGGGCAGCTGTATTTGAGCAAAGCCAAATTTGAAGAGGCAGAGAAAGAGGCTGAAAAGGGGCTAAGACTTATATTGGAGTGGGGGAGTCCATGGGACAAGAGGATGTCTTGGGAAGGTTGGGTTGCTTGGACTAGAGTTCTGTTGATGAAGGCTAAGGAGAAGTCTTGGCCACAACATTCATGGGGCATTCTTAATTTGGGTCTAGTTACTAAATGA